In a single window of the Stigmatopora nigra isolate UIUO_SnigA chromosome 7, RoL_Snig_1.1, whole genome shotgun sequence genome:
- the kiaa1143 gene encoding uncharacterized protein KIAA1143 homolog → MTFRAHFNDVLIAPVRLLNIFSYLTALIVFSFAVMNKNKGRGVSWVKPAEPSFLKKFKTDVGYKEGPTINTKREEMPSLDNDSGSDREDELPQVVVLKDGDLTSEEAIEHKEGSKPKENKDKSDETPTDGKIIFKKPAKRASTDTFQGIIASSSKKARNVVEKEVNKDVNPVKRVKNSSLLSFGVDEEEEED, encoded by the exons ATGACATTTCGGGCGCATTTTAATGACGTACTGATTGCGCCTGTTAGGctgttaaacattttttcttatttaacaGCTTTAATTGTGTTTTCGTTCGCTGTAATGAACAAGAACAAAGGCAGAGGTGTGTCATGGGTGAAACCAGCGGAACCTTCCTTTCTCAAGAAGTTTAAAACTGATGTTGGCTACAAAGAAGGCCCGACTATTAACACTAAG CGGGAGGAGATGCCATCATTGGACAATGACAGTGGAAGTGATCGGGAGGATGAATTACCTCAAGTTGTTGTCCTTAAAGATGGAGACCTGACTTCAGAGGAAGCAATAGAACACAAGGAAGGATCAAAAcctaaagaaaataaagataaaa GTGACGAGACTCCCACAGATGGTAAAATCATCTTCAAAAAACCAGCAAAGCGCGCCTCCACTGATACATTTCAAGGCATAATTGCCAGCTCCAGCAAAAAAGCACGGAATGTAGTTGAGAAAGAAGTGAATAAGGATGTGAATCCCGTGAAAAGGGTGAAAAATAGTAGCCTTTTGTCTTTTGGTGTCgacgaagaggaagaggaagattaG
- the LOC144198986 gene encoding transmembrane protein 42-like, translating into MPVNGRAQPRRLNWIVMFSGSLYAFLAGCSGAAASFSAKLTLGADYLNEMCEASVRGTSGMQQDGPTVCYWLHIPLRLVCIGSMFLCNAVMWTLFSKALRYSSSSAMATATTSAGNFIFSAILGTLIFGESQARLYWLGISLTLCGMAVLHGSRPREDLAQEERKSD; encoded by the exons ATGCCTGTGAATGGCAGAGCGCAACCAAGGCGCCTAAATTGGATTGTAATGTTTTCTGGTTCTTTGTACGCATTTCTAGCAGGTTGTTCTGGTGCTGCTGCCTCTTTCTCGGCGAAGCTCACTCTTGGCGCAGACTACCTAAATGAAATGTGTGAAGCTAGTGTGCGCGGCACTTCCGGAATGCAACAAGATGGACCTACTGTTTGTTACTGG CTGCACATCCCTTTGAGGTTGGTGTGCATCGGCTCGATGTTCCTCTGCAACGCTGTCATGTGGACCTTGTTCTCTAAAGCTCTTCGCTACAGCTCTTCGTCAGCCATGGCTACTGCAACCACAAGCGCGGGAAACTTTATCTTTTCA GCCATACTGGGGACTTTAATCTTTGGAGAGAGTCAAGCACGTCTATACTGGTTGGGGATCTCTCTGACATTGTGTGGAATGGCGGTGCTTCATGGATCCAGGCCACGGGAGGACCTGGCACAGGAAGAGAGGAAAAGCGACTAG